A genomic region of Eucalyptus grandis isolate ANBG69807.140 chromosome 5, ASM1654582v1, whole genome shotgun sequence contains the following coding sequences:
- the LOC104445318 gene encoding putative glycine-rich cell wall structural protein 1, with protein sequence MPPLKYSLRAITHFLSSIPHQFTLQNLSNAMKNKTTTATANTAISLLAISLLLISTISLASARPDSFGPDRKSSKGKGAGDDNGGPGGFFGAGDGGGFGDIPGVANGWGSGVGGGYGAGYGGPGGGYSKGGVIRPTVVCKDKGPCYKKKLTCPAKCFTSYSRSGKGYGSGGGGGSCTMDCKKKCIAYC encoded by the coding sequence ATGCCCCCACTTAAATATTCCCTCAGAGCAATCACCCATTTCCTCTCATCAATTCCACACCAATTCACACTCCAAAATCTCTCCAACGCAATGAAGAACAaaaccaccaccgccaccgccaacACCGCCATCTCCCTCCTGGCCATCTCCTTGCTGCTCATCTCCACCATCTCCCTCGCCTCGGCCCGGCCCGACTCGTTCGGGCCCGACCGCAAGTCCTCCAAGGGAAAGGGGGCCGGGGATGACAACGGCGGTCCCGGCGGGTTCTTCGgggcgggcgacggcggcggcttCGGGGACATACCCGGGGTGGCAAACGGGTGGGGCAGCGGGGTCGGCGGCGGGTACGGGGCCGGATACGGCGGCCCGGGCGGGGGGTACTCCAAGGGAGGCGTGATTAGGCCCACCGTGGTGTGCAAGGACAAGGGCCCCTGCTACAAGAAGAAGCTGACGTGCCcggccaagtgcttcacctcCTACAGCCGCTCCGGGAAGGGTTATggctccggcggcggcggtggcagctgCACCATGGATTGCAAGAAGAAGTGTATTGCTTACTGTTAA